In Hyalangium gracile, the following are encoded in one genomic region:
- a CDS encoding cyclase family protein: MSADWIDVSVPLRTGMVHWPDNPPVKIDRVMDLERGDVASVSSMSMGVHTGTHMDAPAHFQRGGVGIDQMPLDATLGLARVIEIRDPVSIKRAELESANLQAGERVLFRTRNSERCWQTDAFVEDFVFISRDAAAYLAERRVRTVGVDYLSVGGFREDAEETHLALLQAGIWVVEGLNLSSVRAGTYELICLPLRIAGGDGAPARAVLRPYPQGG, encoded by the coding sequence ATGAGCGCGGATTGGATTGACGTGTCCGTCCCCTTGCGCACCGGCATGGTGCACTGGCCGGACAACCCGCCGGTGAAGATCGATCGGGTGATGGACCTGGAGAGGGGCGATGTCGCCTCGGTCTCATCCATGTCGATGGGGGTTCATACCGGCACGCACATGGATGCGCCCGCGCACTTCCAGCGGGGAGGTGTGGGCATCGATCAGATGCCGCTGGATGCGACCCTGGGGCTCGCCCGAGTGATCGAGATTCGGGATCCGGTGTCCATCAAACGCGCGGAGCTGGAGTCCGCGAACCTCCAGGCAGGGGAGCGGGTGCTGTTTCGCACCCGCAACTCGGAGCGCTGCTGGCAGACCGATGCGTTCGTCGAGGACTTCGTCTTCATCTCCCGGGACGCGGCGGCCTACCTCGCGGAGCGGCGTGTGCGCACCGTGGGCGTGGACTATCTCTCCGTCGGCGGGTTCCGCGAGGACGCCGAGGAGACACATCTCGCCCTGCTCCAGGCAGGTATCTGGGTGGTCGAGGGGCTCAACCTCTCGTCCGTCCGGGCAGGGACGTACGAGCTCATCTGCCTGCCGCTGCGCATCGCGGGGGGCGATGGAGCGCCCGCCCGCGCGGTGCTGCGGCCATACCCCCAGGGGGGGTGA
- a CDS encoding aspartate kinase: MGIIVQKFGGTSVGNGERMRNVAGIIERTLARQPVIAVVSAMSGTTKSEGTTSLLLAAADAARQGAPFARELELLEQNHFKALGDSVRDGAIRDEAKQFVTDELTRLKSFLDAISVIRELSPRSQDNVLAVGEKLSARILTAVLNDRGVKAVFTDLAHVISNDETTVNPAFFRRLQGQLGEKCRPRAGEVPVVTGFFGMVPGGLLAAVGRGYTDFTTAMIAAGLGREQVDELQVWKEVDGIYTADPRKVPSARVLSSISPAEAAELTYFGSEVLHPFTMERVVSANVPIRIKNSFRPEAEGTVIAATPAEKAGRITAVTVKRGVTVLTITSNRMYNAYGFLSRVFSALAEHGVVVDLVSTSEVSISCTIERLSEPERVRTALGEFGTVELTPGHAILAIVGEGMKLATGTAGKMFSTLGAAGVNIEMISQGASEINISCVVKEEQAVAGLNAVHDAFFTAA, from the coding sequence ATGGGCATCATCGTTCAGAAGTTCGGAGGGACCAGCGTCGGCAACGGCGAGCGGATGCGGAACGTCGCCGGCATCATCGAGCGCACGCTGGCCAGGCAACCGGTGATCGCCGTGGTCTCGGCGATGAGCGGCACCACCAAGAGCGAAGGCACCACGAGCCTGTTGCTCGCCGCAGCCGACGCCGCGCGCCAGGGCGCTCCGTTCGCGCGCGAGCTGGAGCTGCTCGAGCAGAACCACTTCAAGGCGCTGGGCGACAGCGTCCGCGACGGAGCCATCCGCGACGAGGCGAAGCAGTTCGTCACCGACGAGCTCACCCGGCTGAAGAGCTTCCTCGACGCGATCTCGGTCATCCGCGAGCTGTCGCCGCGCTCGCAGGACAACGTGCTCGCGGTGGGCGAGAAGCTCTCGGCGCGCATCCTCACCGCGGTGCTGAACGACCGCGGCGTGAAGGCCGTGTTCACCGACCTGGCGCACGTCATCTCCAACGATGAGACGACCGTGAACCCCGCCTTCTTCCGCCGGCTGCAGGGCCAGCTCGGCGAGAAGTGCCGGCCGCGCGCGGGGGAGGTGCCGGTCGTCACGGGCTTCTTCGGCATGGTGCCCGGAGGGCTGCTCGCCGCGGTCGGCCGCGGCTACACCGACTTCACCACGGCGATGATCGCCGCCGGCCTGGGCCGCGAGCAGGTCGATGAGCTGCAGGTGTGGAAGGAGGTCGACGGCATCTACACCGCCGATCCACGCAAGGTGCCGAGCGCACGCGTGCTCTCGAGCATCTCGCCCGCCGAGGCCGCCGAGCTGACCTACTTCGGCTCCGAGGTGCTCCACCCGTTCACCATGGAGCGCGTCGTCTCGGCCAACGTTCCGATCCGGATCAAGAACAGCTTCCGGCCCGAGGCCGAGGGCACGGTGATCGCCGCGACGCCGGCCGAGAAGGCGGGCCGCATCACGGCGGTGACGGTGAAGCGGGGCGTCACCGTGCTCACCATCACCTCGAACCGCATGTACAACGCCTATGGCTTCCTCTCGCGCGTCTTCAGCGCCCTGGCGGAGCACGGCGTGGTGGTCGATCTCGTCTCGACGAGTGAGGTCAGCATCTCCTGCACCATCGAGCGGCTCAGCGAGCCGGAGAGGGTCCGCACGGCGCTCGGGGAGTTCGGCACCGTCGAGCTGACGCCGGGACACGCGATCCTCGCCATCGTGGGCGAGGGCATGAAGCTGGCCACCGGCACCGCGGGCAAGATGTTCTCCACGCTGGGCGCCGCCGGGGTGAACATCGAGATGATCTCCCAGGGAGCCTCGGAGATAAACATCAGCTGCGTGGTCAAGGAGGAGCAGGCCGTGGCCGGGCTGAACGCCGTGCACGATGCCTTCTTCACCGCGGCATGA
- a CDS encoding serine/threonine protein kinase: MTDTPTPDSLRPGSLVGPWRVEGYGGRGTYGVVYRARRAGHPGSLPVALKVAVFPHDPRFGREVELLSRVRHPGVPRLVDRGWWHAGEGEVHPYLVMEWIRGLPLYEWARVHSATQRQVLRVVAQVAWGLEVLHRAGGLHRDVKGDNILVEPEGRALLTDFGLGTWAGAHPITDRTIPPGTPEYRSPEALRFQWEHWREKGARYEARPSDDIYGLGVSLYRLVTGGYPPPGTDPEARESPERTPLPTRVPVRERDARLIPGLAELIERMLTRQPEARGMARELAAAAESVAEHAGPEADVPIFGPERLPSETESAHVRWERHAPVLEQPASEGSREPSRESPPCSTPPAPSWDAWPLLAIAALVLVAVAIGWGSREPQDDASELARAEPVRDEAAPDAGTRGLGDATPTARVAAEGLPAGLEVRVIAMDLPEKPIPGQRRAPCRGHEQVEINGGCWHLLTNTFPPCGEDAYEWKRACYYPILERAKPRTSKKPR, encoded by the coding sequence ATGACGGACACGCCCACCCCAGACTCGCTTCGACCAGGAAGCCTGGTAGGTCCCTGGCGTGTGGAGGGCTATGGCGGTCGTGGCACCTACGGCGTGGTGTATCGCGCCCGCCGCGCGGGACATCCCGGCTCCTTGCCCGTGGCGCTCAAGGTCGCCGTGTTCCCTCATGACCCACGCTTCGGGCGCGAGGTGGAGCTGCTCTCGCGCGTCCGTCACCCAGGAGTGCCGCGGTTGGTGGACCGTGGCTGGTGGCATGCCGGCGAGGGGGAGGTGCATCCCTATCTCGTGATGGAGTGGATCCGGGGGCTGCCGCTGTACGAGTGGGCCCGTGTCCACTCCGCCACCCAGCGCCAGGTGCTGCGGGTGGTGGCGCAGGTCGCGTGGGGATTGGAGGTGCTGCACCGGGCGGGGGGGCTCCATCGGGACGTCAAGGGTGACAACATCCTGGTCGAGCCCGAAGGGCGTGCCCTGCTGACGGACTTCGGCCTGGGCACATGGGCAGGAGCACATCCCATCACCGACCGCACCATCCCTCCGGGCACTCCCGAGTACCGCAGCCCCGAGGCCTTGCGCTTCCAGTGGGAGCACTGGCGCGAGAAGGGCGCTCGTTACGAGGCTCGCCCGTCGGATGACATCTATGGGCTGGGCGTCAGCCTGTATCGGCTCGTGACGGGGGGATACCCCCCACCGGGGACGGATCCGGAGGCGCGCGAGTCTCCCGAGCGGACGCCGCTTCCGACGAGGGTGCCGGTGCGGGAGCGCGACGCGCGGTTGATTCCAGGGCTGGCGGAGCTCATCGAGCGGATGCTGACGCGGCAGCCGGAGGCGCGAGGAATGGCTCGCGAGCTGGCGGCGGCCGCTGAGTCAGTGGCGGAGCACGCAGGGCCCGAGGCGGATGTTCCAATCTTCGGTCCGGAGCGGCTGCCGTCCGAGACGGAGAGCGCTCACGTTCGATGGGAGCGTCACGCCCCTGTCTTGGAGCAGCCCGCGTCCGAGGGCAGTCGAGAGCCATCTCGAGAAAGCCCGCCGTGCTCCACGCCTCCGGCCCCCTCCTGGGATGCGTGGCCGTTGCTGGCCATCGCTGCCCTGGTCCTGGTGGCAGTGGCGATAGGGTGGGGGAGTCGCGAGCCTCAGGACGATGCGTCCGAGCTTGCGCGGGCTGAGCCTGTGCGTGATGAAGCGGCGCCCGACGCGGGAACACGAGGGCTCGGAGACGCCACTCCCACCGCTCGTGTGGCAGCCGAGGGGCTCCCAGCGGGACTGGAAGTGCGAGTCATCGCCATGGATTTGCCAGAGAAACCCATCCCTGGTCAGCGGCGCGCTCCCTGCCGAGGTCATGAACAGGTCGAGATCAACGGAGGGTGTTGGCACCTGCTGACGAATACTTTTCCGCCCTGTGGAGAGGACGCCTATGAGTGGAAGCGCGCCTGTTACTACCCCATTCTCGAGCGAGCGAAGCCGCGCACCTCGAAGAAGCCGAGGTAG
- a CDS encoding alpha/beta fold hydrolase → MTLLSQNLSFVVLSLVALGASAFAQPKQKAPGSYAKVNGIELYYEIHGKGRPLVLLHGGLGSSSMFGDNLKALAKHYQVIAVDLQGHGRTADIDRPLSVELMADDVAALIQHLKLGRADVFGYSLGGGVALLVGIRHPEVVNKLVIVSTAFRRNAFYPEILAQQAQVNEGAAEMMKQTPMYQGYVAVAPRPQDFPKLLTKIGAAMKQDFDFSKQISALQAPTLVMAADADLFPPSHAVEFYGLLGGGKKDAGWDGSGRPKSRLAILPGLTHYNIFADPLMVSVALPFLQEGK, encoded by the coding sequence ATGACCCTGCTGAGCCAGAACCTCTCGTTCGTCGTCCTCTCACTCGTTGCCCTGGGAGCCTCCGCCTTCGCGCAACCCAAGCAGAAGGCGCCCGGCAGCTACGCGAAGGTCAACGGGATCGAGCTCTACTATGAGATTCATGGCAAGGGCCGACCCCTGGTCCTCCTGCACGGTGGGCTCGGGTCGAGCTCGATGTTCGGCGACAACCTCAAGGCCCTGGCGAAGCACTACCAGGTCATCGCGGTGGACCTGCAGGGGCACGGGCGAACGGCCGACATCGACCGGCCGCTCAGTGTCGAGCTGATGGCGGATGACGTCGCGGCCCTCATCCAGCACCTCAAGCTGGGGCGGGCCGACGTGTTCGGCTACTCCCTGGGCGGTGGCGTCGCGCTGCTGGTAGGCATTCGCCACCCGGAGGTCGTGAACAAGCTGGTCATCGTCTCCACGGCCTTCCGCCGCAACGCCTTCTACCCGGAGATCCTCGCCCAGCAGGCGCAGGTCAACGAGGGGGCCGCCGAGATGATGAAGCAGACGCCCATGTACCAGGGCTACGTCGCCGTGGCGCCCCGCCCCCAGGACTTCCCCAAGCTCCTGACGAAGATCGGCGCGGCCATGAAGCAGGACTTCGACTTCTCCAAGCAGATCTCCGCGCTTCAGGCGCCCACGCTGGTCATGGCCGCGGACGCGGACCTGTTCCCCCCCTCGCACGCGGTGGAGTTCTACGGCCTGCTCGGCGGCGGCAAGAAGGACGCTGGCTGGGACGGCTCGGGGCGCCCGAAGTCGCGGCTGGCCATCCTGCCGGGGCTGACGCACTACAACATCTTCGCCGACCCGCTCATGGTGAGCGTGGCGCTGCCTTTCCTGCAGGAAGGCAAGTAG
- a CDS encoding family 16 glycosylhydrolase: protein MSLDFMRAMQSSRWFLALGLGGLLLGAPGCAPESDGALDVAPEETESAKQPLAAPIGQTIWLKSCQTQKFVSADGNLGATAPLVADRASTLGWEQFQIQDAGSGTIALRVAETGKYISADTNLGGQLVGNRTTIGDWERFTWVDFNNGTIGLIAKSTGKYVSTDLNRGANAPLYADRATAGCWEAFSWGAVGATGGWRQIWSDEFNGTSLDTSNWSIITDIHVNNEQQQYTTSANNIQVNNGTLKLIARREWNNNYPFTSGRVESAGKREFRHGAIEARLKMPVGPGLWPAFWLLGNDINSVGWPACGELDIMENVGYANWTSGALHGPGYSGNTPINGQFSVDSVANWHVYRTEYSPNDIKWFVDGQLVKTTLKSDVTRYGNWVYDKPYFIILNLAVGGGYPFGINGATTPYYGVPQSTADLIGRTPQVFEIDWVRAYQWQ, encoded by the coding sequence GTGAGCCTGGACTTCATGAGAGCGATGCAGAGCAGCCGTTGGTTTCTAGCGCTGGGCCTGGGAGGGCTCTTGCTGGGCGCTCCCGGCTGCGCGCCCGAGAGCGATGGCGCCCTCGACGTGGCTCCCGAGGAGACGGAGTCCGCGAAGCAGCCTCTCGCGGCCCCCATCGGGCAGACGATCTGGCTGAAGTCCTGTCAGACGCAGAAGTTCGTCTCGGCGGATGGAAACCTGGGCGCGACGGCGCCGCTGGTGGCCGACCGGGCCTCGACGCTGGGCTGGGAGCAGTTCCAGATCCAGGACGCGGGCAGCGGCACCATCGCCCTGCGCGTCGCCGAGACAGGCAAGTACATCTCCGCCGACACGAACCTGGGCGGCCAGCTCGTCGGCAACCGGACGACGATCGGCGACTGGGAGCGCTTCACCTGGGTGGACTTCAACAACGGCACCATCGGCCTGATCGCCAAGAGCACCGGCAAGTACGTGTCCACCGACCTGAACCGCGGAGCGAACGCGCCGCTGTACGCGGACCGCGCGACGGCCGGGTGCTGGGAGGCGTTCTCCTGGGGCGCGGTGGGCGCCACCGGCGGCTGGAGGCAGATCTGGAGTGACGAGTTCAACGGCACCAGCCTGGACACCTCCAACTGGAGCATCATCACCGACATCCATGTGAACAACGAGCAGCAGCAGTACACGACGTCGGCCAACAACATCCAGGTGAACAACGGCACGCTGAAGCTCATCGCCCGCCGCGAGTGGAACAACAACTACCCGTTCACCTCGGGCCGCGTGGAGAGCGCGGGCAAGCGCGAGTTCCGTCACGGCGCCATCGAGGCGCGGCTCAAGATGCCCGTGGGGCCGGGCCTGTGGCCGGCGTTCTGGCTGCTGGGCAATGACATCAACTCGGTGGGCTGGCCCGCCTGCGGCGAGCTCGACATCATGGAGAACGTCGGTTACGCCAACTGGACGTCCGGCGCGCTCCATGGCCCGGGCTACTCGGGCAACACGCCCATCAACGGCCAGTTCTCGGTGGACTCCGTCGCCAACTGGCACGTGTACCGCACCGAGTACTCCCCCAACGACATCAAGTGGTTCGTCGATGGGCAGCTGGTGAAGACGACCCTCAAGTCGGACGTCACCCGCTACGGCAACTGGGTGTACGACAAGCCGTACTTCATCATCCTGAACCTGGCCGTGGGCGGTGGCTATCCGTTCGGCATCAACGGCGCGACCACGCCGTACTACGGCGTGCCGCAGTCGACGGCGGACCTCATCGGCCGGACGCCGCAGGTGTTCGAGATCGACTGGGTGCGCGCCTATCAGTGGCAGTAG
- a CDS encoding metal-dependent hydrolase family protein: MLAPSALLLLVVSAAAPAERPVLLTAARMFDSRGGTLVTPGRVLVRGERIEAVGPKTAAPADAQVVDLGDATLLPGLIDAHVHLRLELTDNYQDYDLEALQKTVPELALEAAERARRTLRAGFTTVRDVGNEREYFINVGLRRAIQKGVAEGPRVIASGPQLGATGGHCDIMGFREGVLVQDRGEGVADGPDALRERVRWVVKNGADVIKVCATGGVLSAGDDVDTSQLTQAELDAVVEEAHALRRKVAVHAHGNTGAKRAIRAGADSIEHGTFLDDEALTLMRQKGVVLVPTIFLDRVRQEQLQRGAQFPPKVLQKMKQVGQTGRDMFRRAIQRGVKIGFGTDAGVFKHGRNAEQLALFVELGMSPADALRTATTVDAELLGLGSEVGVLEAGRRADVIAVPGDPLRDITAVQRVFFVMKDGRIYRQDAAAPAPKP, from the coding sequence ATGCTCGCTCCGTCCGCTCTCCTGCTGCTGGTCGTCTCCGCTGCTGCTCCCGCTGAACGCCCGGTCCTTCTCACCGCCGCGCGCATGTTCGACAGCCGCGGCGGCACCCTCGTCACCCCGGGACGCGTGCTGGTGCGCGGCGAGCGCATCGAGGCGGTGGGCCCCAAGACGGCGGCGCCCGCCGACGCCCAGGTGGTGGACCTCGGCGACGCGACGCTGCTGCCCGGCCTCATCGACGCGCACGTGCACTTGCGGCTCGAGCTCACGGACAACTACCAGGACTACGATCTGGAGGCCCTCCAGAAGACCGTGCCGGAGCTGGCGCTGGAGGCGGCCGAGCGCGCCCGGCGGACGCTGCGTGCCGGCTTCACCACCGTGCGCGACGTGGGCAATGAGCGCGAGTACTTCATCAACGTCGGCCTGCGCCGAGCCATCCAGAAGGGTGTCGCCGAGGGCCCACGCGTCATCGCCTCGGGCCCCCAGCTGGGCGCCACGGGCGGGCACTGCGACATCATGGGCTTCCGCGAGGGCGTCCTGGTGCAGGACCGAGGCGAGGGCGTGGCGGACGGTCCGGATGCGCTGCGCGAGCGCGTGCGCTGGGTGGTGAAGAACGGGGCGGACGTCATCAAGGTGTGCGCCACCGGGGGAGTGCTGTCCGCCGGCGATGACGTGGACACCTCACAGCTGACCCAGGCCGAGCTCGACGCGGTGGTGGAAGAGGCCCATGCGCTGCGCCGGAAGGTGGCGGTGCATGCCCACGGGAACACCGGGGCCAAGAGAGCCATCCGCGCCGGCGCGGACTCCATCGAGCACGGCACTTTCCTGGATGACGAGGCCCTCACGCTGATGCGGCAGAAGGGCGTGGTGCTGGTGCCCACGATCTTCCTGGATCGCGTCCGGCAGGAGCAGCTCCAGCGCGGGGCCCAGTTCCCCCCGAAGGTGCTGCAGAAGATGAAGCAGGTGGGTCAGACCGGGCGAGACATGTTCCGGCGTGCCATCCAGCGCGGGGTGAAGATCGGCTTCGGCACGGATGCAGGCGTCTTCAAGCACGGGCGCAACGCCGAGCAGCTGGCCCTCTTCGTCGAGCTGGGCATGTCTCCAGCGGACGCCCTGCGCACGGCCACCACCGTGGACGCGGAGCTGCTGGGCCTGGGCTCGGAGGTGGGCGTGCTCGAGGCGGGCCGCCGCGCGGACGTGATCGCCGTGCCGGGGGACCCGCTGCGCGACATCACCGCCGTGCAGCGGGTGTTCTTCGTGATGAAGGACGGGCGCATCTACCGCCAGGATGCGGCGGCCCCGGCTCCGAAGCCCTGA
- a CDS encoding class I SAM-dependent methyltransferase yields MTHEHPAHAVHHVVQGFGADRAVHYDAQASINLAGVQAMYELGVSALTAQLDGQDSASLLYVGLGTGAELMPYARFNVPGWRFTGVDPSEPMLAVARQRLEAEGMLSRTHLHVGELRTLPAGPPFDGAQMMGVLHHVEGEEARLELLREVTRRLKPGAPLVLGCRVGKDPELTNVEFRRLRAYGVTQEQLENLRQRFAQMRPIESDAALFAMFARVGLVAPRPIFVSLQFKVFLARFEPGAAG; encoded by the coding sequence ATGACTCACGAACACCCCGCCCACGCCGTCCACCACGTCGTGCAGGGCTTTGGCGCCGACCGCGCCGTCCACTACGACGCCCAGGCGTCCATCAACCTCGCTGGCGTCCAGGCGATGTATGAGCTCGGCGTCAGCGCGCTGACTGCCCAGCTCGACGGCCAGGACTCGGCGTCGCTGCTCTACGTGGGACTGGGCACGGGTGCCGAGCTGATGCCCTACGCTCGCTTCAACGTGCCAGGCTGGCGCTTCACGGGCGTGGATCCCTCCGAGCCCATGCTCGCCGTCGCCCGCCAGCGCCTGGAAGCCGAGGGAATGCTCTCGCGCACGCACCTGCACGTGGGCGAGCTGCGCACCCTGCCTGCTGGCCCTCCGTTCGACGGCGCGCAGATGATGGGCGTCCTGCACCATGTGGAGGGCGAGGAGGCCCGCCTCGAGCTGCTGCGAGAGGTGACCCGGCGGCTCAAGCCTGGAGCCCCGCTCGTCCTGGGCTGCCGTGTCGGCAAGGACCCCGAGCTGACGAACGTGGAGTTCCGGCGGCTGCGGGCGTACGGAGTCACCCAGGAACAGCTGGAGAACCTGCGTCAGCGCTTCGCGCAGATGCGGCCCATCGAGTCCGATGCCGCACTGTTCGCGATGTTCGCCCGGGTCGGACTGGTGGCGCCGCGGCCGATCTTCGTCTCGCTGCAGTTCAAGGTCTTCCTCGCGCGCTTCGAGCCCGGAGCCGCGGGCTGA
- a CDS encoding pentapeptide repeat-containing protein: MASTRKQLKKRWEEPPGRAILERLHQRILALDSPDSREPRELFSLLEGLPFRDEVAGGRDLRGVPLEGGVRGVDFSGWDFSYAKLEFSLVDCDLRGARFDEAVVNGSITNDLRGASFRKANLRGGFFQGVDARNCCFDGAKLMSAGFQGANLEGSSFQGANCNGAIFVGANLVGCNFQGAILDEASLQEVRLDKTTDLRGASLINLFNEDHRDNAGRLLHAGTDWRLATYDETTRSGEDSSAQAIEVLGALVKRLEGEREPRGQRLLELTNQLRGELRQHYQDSWYEQLLARVPADERGWAEERVAEAVRSLV; the protein is encoded by the coding sequence ATGGCATCCACCCGCAAGCAACTCAAGAAGCGATGGGAAGAGCCGCCAGGCCGAGCCATCCTGGAGCGGCTTCACCAGCGGATTCTGGCGCTGGACTCCCCTGACTCTCGCGAGCCCCGTGAGCTCTTCTCCCTGCTCGAGGGACTGCCTTTCCGGGATGAAGTGGCCGGAGGGCGAGACCTGCGCGGCGTCCCGCTCGAGGGCGGCGTGCGCGGAGTGGACTTCTCGGGGTGGGACTTCTCGTACGCGAAGCTGGAGTTCAGCCTGGTGGACTGCGACCTGCGCGGGGCTCGCTTCGATGAGGCCGTGGTCAATGGCTCGATCACGAACGACCTGCGGGGCGCCAGCTTCCGCAAGGCCAACCTCCGGGGCGGCTTCTTCCAGGGCGTGGATGCTCGCAACTGCTGCTTCGATGGGGCGAAGCTCATGAGCGCCGGGTTCCAGGGAGCCAACCTCGAGGGCTCCTCATTCCAGGGAGCCAACTGCAATGGGGCGATCTTCGTCGGCGCCAACCTGGTTGGCTGCAACTTCCAGGGCGCCATCCTCGATGAGGCCTCGCTTCAGGAGGTCCGGCTCGACAAGACGACGGATCTGCGAGGGGCCTCCCTCATCAACCTGTTCAACGAGGACCACCGGGACAACGCCGGCCGGCTCCTCCACGCGGGGACGGACTGGCGCTTGGCGACCTATGACGAGACCACCCGGTCCGGAGAGGACTCCTCGGCTCAGGCGATCGAGGTGCTGGGTGCGCTCGTGAAGCGCTTGGAAGGGGAGCGTGAGCCCCGGGGACAGCGCTTGCTGGAGCTCACGAACCAGCTGCGGGGAGAGCTCCGTCAGCACTACCAGGACAGCTGGTATGAGCAGCTGCTCGCGCGAGTGCCGGCGGACGAGCGCGGCTGGGCGGAGGAGCGAGTGGCCGAGGCTGTTCGCAGCCTCGTGTAG